Proteins from one Flammeovirgaceae bacterium genomic window:
- a CDS encoding ATP-binding protein: MASNVKITSRGIQKILKNYNEKLAVAEYIWNGFDAKANTIHINYSANELGHLETLTITDNGYGIDLSKLSLKFNPFYESEKAVEISSPKHTSIMHGKNGVGRLTFFTFAHNARWTTTYQEKEELVSGSIQINIEGLNNFQPTTFEKPVQNQTGTAVSFFNITISKQELENSIIPFLICEFCWFLELNKAKNYSIIINGEPLDFTQNILDFQDDIEILYEPSNTTFRVKYIQWKESLHKEFSKYYFLNGSEIEVYKDYTTLNNKGDEFFHSVYISSDFFNDFDFNSNEEEIQSKLFGKAKSSPEYKYLIKEVNKFLREKRKPFLRIYASRLVEKYEQDGILPAYENEWEEKYKKPQLEETIIGLYEAQPKLFTALNIDQKKTFVRLLDLLLDSNERENLLKIIDEVVELESEEREDLAKLFKTTKLNSIIETIKLIEDRYKTFYLLKDLVFNPDLKANEVDHLQKLIESHYWIFGEQYHLVTAAEPKFEEALRRFLYHLTEKDTSTEIYHPHKLKEMDIFACRQNILVNRIENIVVELKHPQISLGQEQYTQVHKYLQVITSQPEFNASNMFWEFYLVGRKFDTSGYIEDLIETNKNHGIPHLILSKDNGRVKVYAKKWSEIFADFEIKHKFLNDKLKLERDQLTNELNSAKEVVEAAQENTAVQPAEINLPNETK; encoded by the coding sequence ATGGCAAGTAATGTAAAAATAACATCAAGGGGTATTCAGAAAATACTGAAAAACTACAATGAAAAATTGGCTGTAGCTGAGTATATCTGGAATGGCTTTGACGCGAAAGCAAATACTATCCACATCAATTATAGTGCAAATGAATTAGGTCATTTAGAAACACTCACAATTACAGACAATGGCTATGGAATTGATCTAAGCAAACTCTCATTAAAATTCAACCCGTTTTATGAATCAGAAAAGGCGGTTGAAATATCTTCTCCAAAGCACACTTCCATTATGCACGGAAAGAACGGAGTTGGGAGACTTACATTTTTCACGTTTGCTCATAATGCAAGATGGACAACAACATATCAGGAAAAGGAAGAATTGGTAAGTGGCTCTATTCAGATAAATATTGAAGGGTTGAATAATTTCCAACCAACAACTTTTGAGAAACCAGTTCAAAATCAAACCGGAACAGCAGTTTCATTCTTCAACATTACAATCTCAAAACAAGAATTAGAGAATTCAATTATTCCTTTTTTAATCTGCGAATTCTGTTGGTTCTTGGAATTAAACAAGGCAAAAAACTATTCCATCATTATTAATGGTGAGCCTTTAGATTTCACTCAAAATATTCTTGACTTTCAAGATGATATTGAAATTCTCTACGAGCCAAGCAACACCACATTTAGAGTGAAATACATCCAATGGAAGGAATCACTTCATAAAGAATTTTCAAAATACTATTTTCTTAACGGTAGTGAAATTGAAGTTTACAAAGACTATACAACTCTGAACAATAAGGGTGATGAGTTTTTTCATAGTGTTTACATCAGTAGTGATTTTTTTAATGATTTTGATTTCAATAGTAACGAAGAAGAGATTCAATCTAAGCTTTTTGGTAAAGCCAAATCGTCACCTGAATACAAATATTTGATTAAGGAGGTAAACAAGTTTCTTAGAGAGAAAAGAAAACCATTTCTTAGAATTTACGCTTCCAGACTTGTTGAAAAATATGAGCAAGACGGAATATTGCCTGCTTATGAAAATGAATGGGAAGAAAAATATAAAAAGCCACAACTCGAAGAAACAATAATTGGGCTGTATGAAGCACAGCCGAAATTATTCACAGCATTAAATATTGACCAAAAGAAAACCTTTGTAAGACTTTTAGACCTTCTGCTTGATTCAAACGAGAGAGAGAACTTATTAAAGATTATTGACGAAGTCGTAGAATTAGAATCCGAAGAAAGAGAAGATTTAGCCAAACTCTTTAAAACAACAAAGCTCAACAGCATAATTGAAACCATTAAACTCATTGAAGATAGGTACAAAACATTTTACCTTTTAAAGGATTTGGTTTTCAATCCTGACCTAAAAGCAAATGAAGTTGACCACCTTCAAAAACTCATTGAAAGCCATTATTGGATATTCGGAGAACAATACCACTTAGTTACAGCAGCAGAGCCGAAATTTGAAGAGGCACTAAGAAGATTCTTATATCATCTAACCGAAAAAGACACTTCAACCGAAATTTACCATCCGCACAAATTGAAAGAGATGGACATTTTTGCCTGTCGCCAAAATATTCTGGTTAATCGGATTGAGAATATCGTAGTTGAATTAAAGCATCCACAAATTTCTTTAGGACAAGAGCAATACACTCAAGTCCATAAGTATTTACAGGTAATTACTTCGCAACCTGAATTCAATGCAAGTAATATGTTTTGGGAATTCTATTTAGTTGGTAGAAAATTTGACACATCAGGGTATATTGAAGATTTAATTGAAACAAATAAAAATCACGGCATCCCCCATTTAATACTTTCAAAGGACAACGGAAGGGTAAAAGTATATGCCAAGAAATGGAGTGAAATATTTGCTGACTTTGAAATCAAGCATAAATTTTTGAATGACAAGTTGAAGCTCGAAAGAGACCAATTAACTAATGAATTAAATAGTGCTAAAGAAGTCGTGGAAGCAGCACAAGAAAACACAGCAGTACAACCAGCAGAAATTAACTTACCCAATGAAACGAAATAA